A window of Psychroflexus sp. ALD_RP9 contains these coding sequences:
- a CDS encoding cation:proton antiporter — MEIPLLKEIVVVLGISIVIILAFQKLKLPSILGFLLAGIIVGPNAFNLLSSQHEVELLSEIGIIFLLFVIGIELSFSGLMKIKKTVFLGGGAQVSLTIAIVALFATIYGLSINTSIFIGFLIALSSTAIVLKLLQERGEIQSPQGRLSLGVLIFQDIIVVPMMLVTPILAGKTPDVWETVLMLVLKIIGLGVVVFILQRYIVPKVFRAVVKTKSKELFILATVVFCFAIAWLTSAVGLSLALGAFFAGLIISESEYSHQATANVLPFREIFISFFFISVGSLLDIQFFALHFHYILLIVLVVLIIKILVVLLTSRLLRLTPKVAFLGAFSLLQVGEFSLLLSTVGVQNELLTPDLYQYFLAVSIVTMALTPFFIHKAEKMSRFLLTVPIPKQVRKRLNAQKIDMSSHENDHFHEWEDHVIIVGYGINGKNISRVTQQIDIPYVIVEMDYEEFEAAKANNQPIVFGDAGQTEILQHVNIQKARVVVIAISDPEATKHIISSIRLFSQTVYIIVRTRFVKEIEENMKIGADEVIPEEFETSIEIFTRVLKQYMVTQDEIANIVTEIRSADYEVLTSLKPVSKKAVFKQLNIPNKEVATLHVQHRDNPIVGRTIEASGIGKNYNLTVLAIKRGRKYIDEIKPDTKICVDDIIYIFGTPAKINELNKIVKL; from the coding sequence GAAATACCATTATTAAAAGAGATTGTTGTTGTTTTAGGAATTTCAATAGTTATTATTTTAGCTTTTCAAAAGCTGAAATTGCCCTCTATTCTTGGCTTTTTGTTAGCAGGTATTATTGTTGGTCCAAATGCTTTTAATCTGTTAAGCTCACAGCATGAAGTTGAATTACTGTCAGAAATTGGTATTATATTTCTATTATTTGTAATTGGTATTGAGCTTTCGTTCAGCGGACTCATGAAAATTAAAAAAACTGTATTCTTAGGCGGTGGAGCTCAGGTATCACTAACCATTGCAATAGTAGCTTTATTTGCTACAATTTATGGTTTAAGTATTAATACTTCAATTTTTATTGGGTTTTTAATTGCTTTGAGTAGTACTGCAATAGTTTTAAAACTTTTACAAGAACGTGGTGAAATACAATCTCCACAAGGGCGCTTGTCTCTTGGAGTTTTGATTTTTCAGGATATCATTGTTGTACCTATGATGTTAGTAACACCAATTTTAGCAGGTAAAACGCCAGATGTTTGGGAAACAGTTTTAATGTTGGTGCTTAAAATAATTGGTCTTGGAGTTGTTGTTTTTATTTTGCAGAGATATATTGTACCTAAGGTGTTTAGAGCTGTTGTAAAAACTAAAAGTAAGGAGTTATTTATATTAGCAACTGTGGTATTTTGTTTTGCTATAGCTTGGTTAACAAGCGCTGTTGGATTATCATTAGCATTAGGTGCTTTTTTTGCAGGTTTAATTATTTCTGAGTCCGAATACAGTCATCAAGCCACCGCAAATGTTCTACCATTTCGTGAGATATTTATCAGTTTCTTTTTTATATCTGTTGGGTCATTACTTGATATTCAATTTTTTGCGCTTCATTTTCATTATATATTGCTTATTGTTTTAGTTGTTTTAATTATTAAAATACTCGTTGTTTTACTAACATCTCGATTATTACGATTAACTCCGAAAGTAGCATTTTTAGGTGCTTTTTCATTACTGCAAGTTGGTGAATTTTCACTTTTACTATCTACAGTTGGTGTTCAAAATGAGTTACTTACACCAGATTTATACCAATATTTTTTAGCAGTTTCTATAGTTACAATGGCATTAACCCCATTTTTTATTCATAAGGCTGAAAAAATGAGTCGTTTTTTACTGACAGTTCCTATCCCAAAACAGGTTAGAAAACGTCTAAATGCCCAGAAAATCGATATGAGTTCTCATGAAAATGACCATTTTCATGAATGGGAAGATCACGTTATTATTGTTGGATATGGAATTAATGGTAAAAATATTTCACGAGTTACACAGCAAATAGATATTCCCTATGTGATTGTTGAAATGGATTATGAAGAGTTTGAAGCAGCTAAAGCTAATAACCAACCTATTGTTTTTGGTGACGCAGGACAAACTGAAATTCTTCAGCACGTCAATATACAAAAAGCTAGAGTTGTTGTTATTGCGATTTCAGATCCAGAAGCTACAAAACACATCATCTCTTCAATCCGTTTATTTTCACAAACAGTTTACATTATCGTTAGAACACGCTTTGTAAAAGAAATTGAAGAAAACATGAAAATTGGTGCCGATGAAGTTATTCCAGAAGAATTTGAAACTTCTATCGAAATATTTACCCGCGTACTGAAACAGTATATGGTTACACAAGATGAAATAGCTAACATTGTAACTGAAATTCGGTCTGCAGATTATGAAGTGCTAACCAGTTTAAAACCGGTGTCTAAAAAAGCCGTTTTTAAGCAATTGAACATACCGAATAAAGAAGTGGCTACATTGCATGTACAACATCGCGATAACCCAATAGTAGGCCGAACAATTGAAGCCTCAGGCATTGGTAAAAACTACAATTTAACTGTTTTAGCAATTAAACGTGGTCGTAAATATATCGATGAAATAAAACCTGATACCAAAATTTGCGTCGACGATATTATTTACATTTTTGGCACACCAGCAAAGATTAACGAATTGAATAAAATTGTAAAACTTTAG